In one window of Zhihengliuella sp. ISTPL4 DNA:
- a CDS encoding S9 family peptidase, whose protein sequence is MTDAPIAARRSTLRTHHGDTVDDPYEWLRAKESPEVIAHLEAENAHTEAETAHLADLRETLFQEIKGRVQETDLSVPTRRGDWWYYSRTKEGAQYGIHCRAAAVEGDWTPPRLEPGVPVPGEVVLLDGNVEAEGHEFFSLGAFDTSDDATKLLWSTDFEGDELYTVRVRDLEAGVTLDDEIPNTGGAFFTPDGTGILYTTRDDAWRPDTLWLHRLGTPVSDDIQLFHEPDEKYWLGAGITRSRRYLVIGVGSSITSEEYLVDLSGDITAEPRSVWPRREGVEYSLEHAVVDGEDRLLILHNDDALDFELVSVAADDPQGERRVVVAHEPGRRLLGVDAFRDFATVEYRSEGLERVGLLDYATDAVEELRFDEPLYSAGVSGNPEWHSPFLRLGYTSFVTPGTVYELDLATRDLVLRKQVTVLGGYDPADYGQRREWATAEDGTRVPISLVWKRSFGEPGAESRPVHLYGYGSYEHSIDPGFSVARLSELDRGVVFAVAHVRGGGEMGRQWYEEGKLLHKRNTFTDFVACARHLVAEGTTTPAQLVAEGGSAGGLLMGAVANLAPELFAGILAGVPFVDALTTILDPSLPLTVIEWDEWGDPLHDPEVYAYMKSYTPYENVRDGVEYPRILAVTSLNDTRVLYVEPAKWVARLREAGAKDVLLKCEMVAGHGGVSGRYNSWRERAFELAWLLDTLHLA, encoded by the coding sequence GTGACTGACGCTCCGATCGCCGCCCGCCGCTCCACCCTCCGCACGCATCACGGTGACACGGTCGACGATCCGTACGAGTGGCTGCGCGCCAAGGAATCCCCCGAGGTCATCGCGCACCTCGAGGCGGAGAACGCGCACACCGAGGCGGAGACCGCTCACCTGGCCGATCTCCGCGAGACGCTGTTCCAGGAGATCAAGGGGCGGGTGCAGGAGACCGACCTCTCCGTGCCGACGCGACGCGGAGACTGGTGGTACTACAGCCGTACCAAGGAGGGCGCGCAGTACGGCATCCACTGCCGCGCCGCCGCCGTCGAGGGCGACTGGACACCCCCGCGTCTCGAGCCGGGGGTCCCCGTGCCCGGCGAGGTCGTGCTGCTGGACGGCAACGTCGAGGCCGAGGGGCACGAGTTCTTCTCGCTCGGTGCGTTCGACACCTCCGACGACGCGACGAAGCTGCTGTGGTCGACGGACTTCGAGGGCGATGAGTTGTACACGGTCCGCGTGCGGGATCTGGAGGCCGGGGTCACGCTCGACGATGAGATCCCGAATACCGGGGGCGCGTTCTTCACCCCCGATGGCACCGGCATCCTCTACACGACGCGCGACGACGCCTGGCGCCCCGACACGCTGTGGTTGCACCGGCTGGGGACCCCGGTGTCGGATGACATCCAGCTCTTCCACGAGCCCGACGAGAAGTACTGGCTCGGCGCCGGGATCACCCGCAGCCGTCGTTACCTCGTGATCGGCGTGGGCTCCAGCATCACGAGCGAGGAGTACCTCGTCGACCTGTCCGGGGACATCACCGCGGAGCCGCGCTCGGTGTGGCCGCGGCGGGAGGGCGTGGAGTATTCGCTCGAGCATGCGGTGGTCGACGGTGAAGACCGCCTGCTCATCCTGCACAACGACGACGCCCTGGACTTCGAGCTCGTGTCGGTCGCCGCGGACGACCCCCAGGGCGAGCGACGCGTCGTCGTCGCTCACGAGCCGGGCCGACGGCTGCTCGGGGTCGACGCCTTCCGCGACTTCGCCACCGTGGAGTACCGCAGCGAGGGGCTCGAACGCGTCGGGCTGCTGGACTATGCGACCGATGCGGTGGAGGAGCTGCGGTTCGACGAGCCCCTCTACTCCGCGGGGGTCAGCGGCAACCCGGAGTGGCACTCCCCCTTCCTGCGCCTCGGCTACACGTCCTTCGTCACGCCGGGGACGGTCTACGAGCTCGATCTCGCGACGCGGGACCTCGTGCTCCGCAAGCAGGTGACGGTGCTCGGCGGCTACGACCCCGCCGACTACGGTCAGCGACGGGAATGGGCCACCGCGGAGGACGGCACCCGGGTGCCGATCTCCCTCGTCTGGAAGCGCTCGTTCGGGGAACCCGGTGCGGAGTCCCGTCCCGTCCACCTCTACGGCTACGGGTCCTACGAGCACTCCATCGACCCCGGGTTCTCGGTCGCCCGGCTCTCGGAACTCGACCGCGGGGTCGTCTTCGCCGTCGCGCACGTGCGCGGAGGCGGCGAGATGGGCCGGCAGTGGTACGAAGAGGGAAAGCTCCTGCACAAGCGGAACACCTTCACCGACTTCGTGGCGTGCGCGCGGCACCTCGTCGCCGAGGGCACCACGACGCCGGCCCAGCTCGTCGCGGAGGGCGGCAGCGCCGGGGGTCTGCTGATGGGCGCGGTGGCCAACCTCGCCCCGGAGCTGTTCGCCGGCATCCTCGCGGGGGTGCCGTTCGTCGACGCACTGACCACGATCCTCGACCCCTCGCTCCCCCTCACCGTCATCGAGTGGGACGAGTGGGGCGATCCGCTGCACGACCCCGAGGTGTACGCCTACATGAAGTCGTACACGCCGTACGAGAACGTGCGCGACGGCGTGGAGTACCCGCGGATCCTCGCGGTGACCTCTCTGAACGACACCCGGGTGCTCTACGTGGAGCCGGCGAAGTGGGTCGCCCGGCTGCGAGAGGCCGGGGCAAAAGATGTCCTGCTGAAGTGCGAGATGGTCGCGGGGCACGGCGGGGTGAGCGGGCGCTACAACTCCTGGCGCGAGCGGGCGTTCGAACTCGCGTGGCTCCTCGACACCCTCCACCTCGCCTGA
- a CDS encoding DUF559 domain-containing protein, which yields MTRIRVESWVREQGGSAHSSRVREAGFSEYQMRRAVREGTLERVRRSWLLVPEVDPRRRAAASVGGRVTCVSAAALAGWWDVGAAEVHVALPRTASRFDRVGVQVHCAQGPVPVHPRAAVDPALGVLFQVARCRPLIEARAIWESALRHGAVELDTLVRVRWRCDAANRLARTVRGRSDSGPETVFVERMRAIGIEVRQQVWVDGHPLDGVIGERLAIQIDGFRHHSAAGDRRRDLAADARLALRGYTVLRFDYHHVMVDDTHVEDTVLTALAQGLHRAGRRTTRRG from the coding sequence GTGACACGCATACGGGTGGAGAGCTGGGTCCGGGAGCAGGGAGGATCCGCGCATTCGTCGCGCGTGCGCGAAGCGGGCTTCAGCGAGTACCAGATGCGTCGGGCGGTGCGGGAAGGGACGCTCGAGCGCGTCCGACGGTCGTGGCTGCTCGTCCCCGAGGTCGATCCACGGCGCAGGGCCGCAGCATCCGTGGGCGGGAGGGTCACCTGCGTGAGCGCGGCGGCCCTCGCCGGATGGTGGGATGTAGGAGCCGCGGAGGTGCACGTCGCCCTCCCCCGCACCGCCTCTCGATTCGATCGCGTCGGCGTCCAGGTGCACTGCGCACAGGGGCCCGTTCCGGTGCATCCGCGGGCGGCCGTCGATCCCGCCCTAGGCGTCCTCTTCCAGGTCGCGCGATGTCGGCCGTTGATCGAGGCCCGCGCGATCTGGGAATCCGCGCTCCGCCACGGGGCCGTGGAACTGGACACCCTCGTACGCGTCCGGTGGCGGTGCGACGCCGCGAACCGCCTGGCACGGACCGTCCGCGGCCGGTCGGACTCCGGCCCCGAGACCGTCTTCGTGGAACGGATGCGCGCCATCGGGATCGAGGTGCGGCAGCAGGTGTGGGTGGATGGCCATCCGCTCGACGGTGTCATCGGAGAGCGCCTCGCCATCCAGATCGACGGCTTCCGCCACCACAGCGCCGCCGGCGACCGGCGACGCGACCTCGCTGCCGATGCCCGGCTCGCACTCCGCGGCTATACCGTCCTCCGCTTCGACTATCACCACGTCATGGTCGACGACACTCATGTCGAGGACACCGTCCTGACTGCGCTCGCGCAGGGACTCCATCGCGCAGGCCGTCGCACAACGCGTCGCGGGTAG
- a CDS encoding 6-phosphofructokinase — MKIGILTSGGDCPGLNAVIRGIVLKGTTTYDLEFVGIRDGWRGVVEGDFMPLTRHEVKGLSKVGGTILGTSRTNPYEGERGGADNIAKTLYGHKIDGIVAIGGEGTLAAADRLAKDGIKVLGVPKTIDNDLRATDYSFGFDTAVNIATDAMDRLRTTGDSHQRCMVAEVMGRHVGWIALHAGMAAGAHVICIPEVPMSLDEITALVTSAHDRGRAPLVVVSEGFKLAGMDEAYSDKGLDAFNRPRLGGIGDLLAPEIERITGIETRATILGHIQRGGSPSAFDRVLATRLGLHAADAIVDGAWGQMVAMQGTDIVRVPFADALGELNTVPRYRYDEAAALFG, encoded by the coding sequence ATGAAAATCGGCATCCTGACGAGCGGCGGCGACTGCCCCGGACTCAACGCGGTCATCCGCGGCATCGTGCTCAAGGGCACCACGACCTATGACCTGGAGTTCGTCGGCATCCGCGACGGATGGCGCGGGGTCGTCGAGGGTGACTTCATGCCCCTGACGCGGCATGAGGTGAAGGGTCTCTCCAAGGTCGGGGGCACCATCCTCGGAACCAGCCGCACCAACCCGTACGAGGGGGAGCGCGGCGGCGCCGACAACATCGCGAAGACCCTCTACGGGCACAAGATCGACGGAATCGTCGCGATCGGCGGTGAAGGCACCCTCGCGGCGGCCGATCGGCTCGCGAAGGACGGCATCAAGGTGCTCGGCGTTCCGAAGACGATCGACAACGACCTCCGCGCCACCGACTACTCCTTCGGCTTCGACACCGCTGTGAACATCGCCACGGACGCCATGGACCGGCTCCGCACCACCGGCGACTCCCACCAGCGCTGCATGGTCGCCGAGGTCATGGGTCGGCACGTGGGCTGGATCGCGCTGCACGCCGGCATGGCCGCCGGCGCGCACGTCATCTGCATCCCCGAGGTGCCGATGTCGCTGGACGAGATCACCGCGCTCGTCACGAGCGCCCACGACCGCGGTCGCGCGCCGCTCGTCGTCGTCTCCGAGGGCTTCAAGCTCGCCGGCATGGACGAGGCGTACAGCGACAAGGGCCTGGACGCCTTCAACCGTCCGCGCCTCGGTGGCATCGGCGATCTGCTCGCCCCCGAGATCGAGCGGATCACGGGTATCGAGACCCGCGCCACGATCCTCGGCCACATCCAGCGCGGCGGCTCGCCGTCGGCCTTCGACCGTGTCCTCGCGACGCGCCTCGGTCTGCACGCTGCGGACGCCATCGTGGACGGTGCCTGGGGACAGATGGTCGCCATGCAGGGCACGGACATCGTCCGCGTCCCCTTCGCCGATGCCCTCGGCGAGCTCAACACCGTGCCCCGCTATCGTTACGACGAGGCCGCCGCCCTCTTCGGCTGA
- a CDS encoding DEAD/DEAH box helicase, with the protein MPTTATAAPRRKKTSRRDDEAPLIPILARKVREIEAKSQRGKLGPTNRTKFQVIAFLVREERARVKADTEITDAARAELLKRLDGVATILAKTAARDTSLIQLLEADQATSPVAKRMRRDWLLESGAELPPEELIIADPAPVQVSVVPAAIAERQVTPPSVEARQLANPFLAPDLTPRPASTPRRRLDGWELMGPLYKAFETGAGGAAASMELPPAPEFDHISPKGREIMVHQSRFLEAVRAGHRSFLLADEPGLGKTAQSVLAASVAGAYPLLVVVPNVVKMNWAREVERWTPQRRATVIQGDGDDIDAFADVFIVNYEILDRHMSWLASIGLRGMVVDEAHFIKNLSSQRSQNVLSLAAQVRERTPGHDPLMLALTGTPLINDVEDFDAIWRFLGWTNGEKPGPQLMEKLDATGLTPADKAFYPEAREAVISMGIVRRKKKDVAADLPDKLIADLPVQLDDEFGRSIRQAERELGERLAARYRRIIEARGDRGLAPGEIDDDIVRLVAQNELEESKAAGTGGDNVFTMVRRIGQAKALLAADYAAQLQRSVGKVVFFAKHIDVMDQAEAHFAAAGIRAVSIRGDQTNTARQQAIDDFNGDPEVGIAVCSLTAAGVGLNLQAASNVVLAELSWTAAEQTQAIDRVHRIGQDEPVTAWRIIAAHTIDTKIAELIDQKQGLAARALDGEATEETASESVQLAALTHLLREALGGR; encoded by the coding sequence ATGCCGACCACGGCAACCGCCGCCCCGCGGCGCAAGAAGACGTCCCGTCGTGACGACGAGGCACCCCTCATCCCGATCCTCGCGCGCAAGGTGCGCGAGATCGAGGCGAAGTCCCAGCGCGGCAAGCTGGGTCCCACGAACCGCACGAAGTTCCAGGTGATCGCGTTCCTCGTGCGCGAGGAACGCGCCAGGGTGAAGGCCGACACGGAGATCACCGACGCGGCCCGCGCCGAGTTGCTCAAGCGGCTCGACGGCGTCGCGACGATCCTCGCGAAGACGGCCGCGCGCGACACCTCGCTCATCCAGCTGCTCGAGGCCGACCAGGCCACCTCGCCCGTCGCCAAGCGGATGCGGCGCGACTGGTTGCTCGAGTCGGGGGCCGAGCTCCCGCCCGAGGAGCTCATCATCGCCGACCCCGCGCCCGTGCAGGTGTCGGTGGTGCCGGCGGCGATCGCCGAGCGGCAGGTCACCCCGCCCTCGGTGGAGGCCCGTCAGCTGGCCAATCCGTTCCTCGCGCCCGACCTGACCCCGCGTCCGGCCAGCACGCCGCGCCGCCGCCTCGACGGCTGGGAGCTCATGGGGCCGCTGTACAAGGCGTTCGAGACCGGCGCGGGTGGTGCCGCGGCATCGATGGAGCTTCCGCCGGCCCCGGAGTTCGACCACATCTCGCCCAAGGGCCGCGAGATCATGGTGCACCAGTCGCGCTTCCTCGAGGCTGTGCGCGCCGGGCACCGCAGCTTCCTGCTCGCCGACGAGCCGGGCCTCGGCAAGACGGCGCAGTCGGTGCTCGCGGCCTCCGTCGCCGGTGCCTACCCGCTGCTCGTCGTCGTGCCCAACGTCGTCAAGATGAACTGGGCCCGCGAGGTCGAGCGCTGGACGCCGCAGCGTCGTGCGACGGTCATCCAGGGGGACGGCGACGACATCGACGCCTTCGCCGATGTGTTCATCGTCAACTACGAGATCCTCGACCGTCACATGTCCTGGCTCGCATCGATCGGCCTGCGCGGCATGGTCGTCGACGAGGCGCACTTCATCAAGAACCTCTCGTCGCAGCGCTCGCAGAACGTTCTCTCGCTCGCGGCGCAGGTGCGCGAGCGCACGCCAGGTCATGATCCGCTCATGCTCGCCCTCACCGGCACCCCGCTCATCAACGACGTCGAGGACTTCGACGCCATCTGGCGTTTCCTCGGCTGGACGAACGGCGAGAAGCCCGGACCCCAGCTCATGGAGAAGCTCGACGCGACGGGGCTCACGCCCGCGGACAAGGCCTTCTACCCGGAGGCTCGCGAAGCGGTGATCTCGATGGGCATCGTGCGACGCAAGAAGAAGGATGTCGCCGCCGACCTGCCGGACAAGCTGATCGCCGATCTGCCGGTGCAGCTCGACGACGAGTTCGGCCGCAGCATCCGCCAGGCCGAGCGCGAGCTGGGGGAGCGGCTGGCCGCCCGTTACCGTCGCATCATCGAGGCGCGCGGCGACCGCGGTCTCGCGCCAGGAGAGATCGACGACGACATCGTCCGGCTCGTGGCGCAGAACGAACTCGAGGAGTCGAAGGCGGCCGGCACCGGCGGAGACAACGTCTTCACCATGGTGCGCCGCATCGGTCAGGCGAAGGCCCTTCTCGCGGCGGACTACGCCGCGCAGCTGCAGCGGTCCGTGGGCAAGGTCGTGTTCTTCGCGAAGCACATCGACGTCATGGATCAGGCGGAGGCGCACTTCGCCGCAGCCGGGATCCGCGCGGTCTCGATTCGCGGCGACCAGACGAACACGGCCAGGCAGCAGGCCATCGACGACTTCAACGGCGACCCGGAGGTCGGCATCGCGGTGTGTTCGCTCACGGCGGCCGGTGTCGGCCTGAACCTGCAGGCGGCGTCCAACGTCGTCCTCGCGGAGTTGTCGTGGACGGCGGCCGAGCAGACGCAGGCCATCGACCGCGTGCACCGCATCGGTCAGGACGAGCCCGTCACCGCCTGGCGGATCATCGCCGCGCACACGATCGACACGAAGATCGCGGAGCTCATCGACCAGAAGCAGGGCCTCGCGGCCCGCGCCCTGGACGGCGAGGCGACGGAGGAGACGGCGAGCGAGTCGGTGCAGCTGGCAGCACTCACGCACCTTCTGCGCGAGGCGCTGGGCGGGCGCTGA
- a CDS encoding bifunctional riboflavin kinase/FAD synthetase gives MIVFRSPDEVPEGYGPSAVAIGKFDGVHEGHRAVIRRLNEAAAASGSRAVAVTFDRNPLAVIRPDRCPENVVTVDRKLELLGELGLDATLVLAFDETLAARSAEDFVVDILVGALQVSTVLVGADFRFGHRGAGTPELLRELGPRYGFTVEVVDDVYLPGSSRRVSSSWIRELLMAGDVSEAARALGRYPDVRGVVVHGLKRGRELGFPTANLSTIVDAFVPADGVYAGWLVDHDTGIRHPSAISVGTNPTFDDVLVRQVEAHVLGETGLDLYGHDVTVEFVERLRGMVAFEGIEKLMTQMAADVTQAAAILDALA, from the coding sequence CCCGAGTGCCGTCGCCATCGGCAAGTTCGATGGTGTGCACGAAGGGCATCGCGCGGTCATCCGGCGTCTGAACGAGGCCGCGGCGGCGTCCGGGAGCCGGGCCGTCGCGGTGACCTTCGACCGCAACCCGCTGGCGGTGATCCGTCCCGACCGCTGCCCCGAGAACGTCGTCACCGTCGACCGGAAGCTCGAACTCCTCGGCGAGCTCGGGCTCGACGCGACGCTGGTGCTCGCGTTCGACGAGACGCTCGCCGCTCGCAGTGCGGAGGACTTCGTCGTCGACATCCTCGTCGGTGCCCTGCAGGTGTCCACGGTGCTCGTCGGCGCCGACTTCCGGTTCGGGCACCGCGGTGCCGGAACACCCGAACTGCTGCGCGAACTCGGGCCCCGATACGGGTTCACCGTCGAGGTCGTCGACGACGTCTACCTGCCGGGGTCGAGTCGGAGGGTGTCGTCGAGCTGGATCCGCGAGCTCCTCATGGCGGGCGACGTCTCCGAAGCAGCGCGCGCCCTCGGACGCTATCCGGACGTCCGCGGTGTTGTCGTCCACGGCCTGAAGCGGGGACGCGAGCTCGGCTTCCCGACCGCGAACCTCTCCACGATCGTCGATGCGTTCGTACCGGCCGACGGCGTCTACGCCGGCTGGCTCGTCGACCACGACACCGGCATCCGGCACCCCTCGGCGATCTCCGTGGGCACCAACCCGACTTTCGACGATGTGCTCGTGCGTCAGGTCGAGGCGCATGTGCTGGGGGAGACGGGGCTGGACCTCTACGGTCACGACGTGACGGTCGAGTTCGTGGAGCGGTTGCGCGGCATGGTCGCTTTCGAGGGCATCGAGAAGCTGATGACGCAGATGGCCGCTGATGTCACGCAGGCCGCCGCGATCCTGGACGCGCTCGCGTAA